A genomic window from Enoplosus armatus isolate fEnoArm2 chromosome 18, fEnoArm2.hap1, whole genome shotgun sequence includes:
- the LOC139300912 gene encoding glutamine synthetase-like yields the protein MASVSNSSRLNKAVRQQYMSLPQGKKCQVTYIWIDGTGEGLRNKTRTLDKEPESLEDVPEWSFDGSSTYQAEGFNSDMYLMPVSMFRDPFTLNPNKLVLCEVLKYDRLPAETNHRALCKKVMEEVEEHSIWFGMEQEYTLLGTDGHPFSWPLNGYPAPQGPYYCGVGADNAYGRDIVECHYKACLYAGVKIYGTNAEVMPSQWEFQVGPCVGIEMGDHLWVARFLLHRVCEDFGVVATLDPKPMKGNWNGAGCHTNVSTEQMRDDEGLQYIEQAIEKLRKKHDEHIRVYDPHGGQDNMRRLTGHHETSRITDFSAGVANRGASIRIPRPVGQEMKGYFEDRRPAANCDPYTVTMAIARTCLLDSEEESQ from the exons ATGGCATCGGTGTCGAACAGCTCCCGCCTCAACAAGGCAGTGCGCCAGCAGTACATGAGCCTGCCGCAGGGAAAGAAGTGTCAGGTCACTTACATCTGGATCGACGGCACCGGAGAGGGACTTCGCAACAAGACCCGGACCCTGGACAAGGAGCCAGAGAGCCTAGAAG ATGTTCCTGAGTGGAGCTTTGATGGCTCGAGCACGTACCAGGCCGAAGGCTTCAACAGTGACATGTACCTCATGCCGGTCAGCATGTTCAGGGATCCATTCACCCTCAACCCCAACAAGCTGGTCCTCTGTGAGGTCCTCAAATACGACCGCTTACCTGCAG AAACTAACCATCGAgcactctgcaagaaagtgatggaggaggttGAGGAGCACAGCATCTGGTTTGGCATGGAGCAGGAGTACACGCTCTTAGGAACAGATGGGCATCCTTTCAGTTGGCCCTTAAATGGATACCCAGCACCCCAAG GACCTTACTACTGTGGGGTGGGGGCCGACAACGCTTATGGACGGGACATTGTGGAGTGCCACTACAAGGCCTGCCTTTATGCGGGGGTCAAAATCTACGGCACCAATGCTGAAGTTATGCCCTCTCAG TGGGAGTTCCAGGTGGGTCCCTGTGTGGGCATTGAGATGGGCGACCATCTGTGGGTTGCTCGCTTCCTGCTGCACCGCGTGTGCGAAGACTTTGGGGTCGTTGCAACACTGGACCCCAAACCAATGAAGGGCAACTGGAACGGTGCTGGCTGCCACACGAATGTCAGCACCGAGCAGATGAGGGACGACGAAGGACTGCA ATACATCGAGCAGGCCATCGAGAAGCTGAGAAAAAAGCACGACGAGCACATCCGCGTATATGACCCGCACGGAGGGCAGGACAACATGAGGCGCCTCACAGGTCACCATGAAACCTCCAGAATCACCGACTTCTCTGCCGGAGTGGCCAACCGAGGCGCCAGCATCCGCATCCCCCGCCCGGTGGGCCAAGAGATGAAGGGCTACTTCGAGGACCGCCGGCCTGCAGCAAACTGCGACCCGTACACCGTGACCATGGCCATCGCAAGAACCTGCCTGCTTGATTCAGAAGAGGAGAGCCAGTAG
- the mamdc4 gene encoding apical endosomal glycoprotein, whose amino-acid sequence MLHLRSSALILLVTLQFAGSWTQCESPGKKCDFVCDCLDCSDEQDCGYRGKGFECDFEDAGMCGWADESFDTAVYSWEKRQRGATLPSSGPSSDYTTGTATGSFVGVSAVRSVSLRTAVLISPEMKQSSPTCRLRLRYFLWDSGHTGLGSTPLWASVLQQDSRETVVWRPEATSVRGWREATIFLGRIPSTFRIRLHSQRSEGRRGDVAVDQLEFLNCALPLPLPGKECPTGMRECKRGGCVEHRQLCDGSDDCGDRTDEEDCGGYRRCDFEGGLCDWDLTSLSTLKWVRTNQESISVTDPLKGPGRDHSNNSATGHFLYVTVSDGGITNDWAAFQSPRLEPTNSSHPCKMVMYTHQFGPRSGGLTVLVADRNIYPVWERAGALGDVWVKAEVEIVTNSTFQILIMAAVRDFAYGGIAVDSIVLSPECRLSSVNNSWAKFPKPPRHLCTEPDKMCDFHRDCAGAEDEAKCGDFSYAEGSSGWTDASIGSQGWVLHENSTSKEEYLHVAEAPGQQLTEAQTRTPLLGPSGPACTLSFDFALTGNPDHIGELSVRVIDSLLGVRPALWEFSGKTGAGEEAWQHVDVPIGVRKHRFQLVLEARAVKLCPRAKIKVKNVRFVSCHADYFPSSPTALSCNFEDGLCGWYQDNSDNFDWTVLDGMDHTIGIGRSLVVDMWSPSLRGVFGRLVSFTHLPGPTDYCLSFFYKLYGPNTGALNVKLLDNNGYESVIWTRSGAHGNMWHEAHCPVPHQLTNFRLMFEAVRSGFDGRVAIDDVAFVDRPCTVPRMCSFEGHRCGYSSSGEVHWLHRSGLTAVTTGPKTDHTLETELGFYMMANTGAHILPSGGTAVLTSPVRQWTAKTECVHFWYQMGGVNPGSLTLYMKPVKGERVKIFSDSLNQGDVWRHGNGNISSTLVDWQLEFEVIGAGGKDTHVAVDDIHLSAHPCESISHQGSKCSLERGMCSWSNTQNVKVDKLDWELTNQEAERHYSTPPEDHTLGTERGHFLFFPSSNRTAANQNAQLLSPHLPPTRGTCLKFWAYKPYSSDSELRVWRLSEGRLHQLVVVSELGGPWKRFDVNITSTVDYQIVFEGIKGTSGVVALDDIEYTIGVNCANKVTDELTTPTRQDNAGGIAASVIVVLLLIGTLIALLIYYLRTRTRVETGPSSFSSSSAGVGFQNETYEPELRVS is encoded by the exons CTGGTTCTTGGACTCAGTGTGAGAGTCCTGGGAAGaaatgtgactttgtgtgtgactgtcttGACTGCAGCGATGAACAGGACTGTG GCTACAGAGGAAAAGGGTTTGAGTGTGACTTTGAGGATGCAGGAATGTGTGGATGGGCCGACGAGTCCTTCGACACCGCCGTGTACAGCTGGGAGAAACGTCAGAGGGGGGCCACGCTGCCCAGCAGCGGGCCGTCCTCTGACTACACCACCGGGACAGCTACAG GGTCGTTTGTGGGAGTGAGTGCAGTGAGGTCAGTGTCTCTCAGGACTGCGGTGTtgatctctccagagatgaagCAGTCTTCACCAACCTGTCGCCTTCGTCTCAGATATTTCCTGTGGGACTCAG GTCACACAGGCCTGGGCTCCACACCCTTGTGGGCGTCCGTCCTTCAACAGGACTCCCGAGAGACCGTGGTGTGGCGTCCTGAGGCCACCAGTGTCCGCGGCTGGAGGGAGGCAACCATCTTTCTGGGCCGTATTCCCTCGACCTTCCGAATCCGTCTTCACTCGCAGCGCTCTGAGGGGAGAAGGGGAGATGTGGCGGTGGACCAGCTGGAGTTTCTGAACTGTGCTCTGCCCT TACCACTCCCTGGGAAAGAGTGTCCAACAGGGATGAGGGAGTGTAAGCGTGGCGGCTGCGTGGAGCACCGGCAGCTGTGTGACGGCAGCGACGACTGCGGTGACAGGACTGATGAGGAAGACTGTG GAGGGTACCGGCGCTGTGACTTTGAGGGGGGCCTGTGTGATTGGGACCTGACTTCACTGTCCACACTGAAATGGGTGAGGACGAATCAAGAGAGCATCTCCGTCACGGATCCTCTGAAAGGACCAGGCAGGGATCATTCCAACAACAGCGCAACAG GTCACTTCCTATATGTCACTGTCTCTGATGGTGGTATCACAAATGACTGGGCTGCTTTCCAAAGTCCCCGCCTTGAACCCACCAACAGTTCACATCCTTGCAAG ATGGTGATGTACACTCACCAGTTTGGGCCGAGGTCCGGCGGTCTGACGGTGCTGGTGGCAGATCGTAACATCTACCCGGTGTGGGAGAGGGCCGGAGCTCTAGGTGATGTTTGGGTGAAGGCAGAGGTGGAGATTGTCACCAACTCCACTTTCCAG ATTTTAATAATGGCGGCCGTCAGGGACTTTGCATACGGAGGCATCGCTGTCGACAGCATTGTGCTGTCTCCTGAATGCCGCTTATCATCTG TAAATAATTCCTGGGCCAAGTTCCCTAAACCTCCCAGACACCTGTGCACTGAACCAGACAAGATGTGTGATTTTCACCGTGACTGTGCAGGAGCAGAGGATGAAGCCAAATGTG GGGACTTCTCTTACGCTGAAGGCAGCTCAGGCTGGACTGACGCCAGCATTGGGAGTCAAGGTTGGGTGCTTCATGAAAACTCCACATCCAAAG AGGAGTACCTGCATGTAGCCGAGGCCCCAGGCCAGCAGCTGACCGAGGCCCAGACACGGACCCCCCTCCTGGGCCCCTCCGGCCCAGCTTGCACCCTCAGCTTTGATTTTGCGCTCACTGGGAATCCAGATCACATTG GTGAGCTGTCCGTCAGGGTGATTGACAGCTTGCTGGGCGTGCGGCCTGCGCTGTGGGAGTTCAGTGGGAAGACAGGAGCCGGGGAGGAGGCGTGGCAGCACGTCGACGTGCCCATCGGAGTCAGAAAACATCGCTTCCAG CTGGTGCTTGAAGCTCGTGCTGTGAAACTTTGTCCACGCGCCAAGATTAAAGTGAAAAACGTTCGCTTTGTCAGCTGTCATGCTGACTATTTTCCATCTTCTCCAACGG CCCTGTCATGTAACTTTGAAGATGGACTGTGCGGATGGTATCAGGACAACAGTGACAACTTTGACTGGACGGTCCTCGACGGGATGGACCACACCATCGGGATCG GCAGAAGCCTTGTTGTGGACATGTGGAGTCCTTCCCTGCGCGGTGTGTTCGGACGCTTAgtttcattcacacatttgCCAGGTCCTACAGATTACTGCCTGTCCTTCTTCTACAAACTCTACGGGCCGAACACAG GTGCTCTGAATGTGAAGCTGCTAGATAACAACGGTTATGAGAGCGTCATCTGGACCCGCAGTGGAGCTCATGGCAACATGTGGCACGAAGCGCACTGCCCGGTACCACACCAGCTCACAAATTTTCGG CTGATGTTTGAAGCCGTTCGCTCTGGTTTTGACGGGCGCGTGGCCATCGACGATGTGGCGTTCGTGGACCGTCCGTGCACCGTGCCAAGGATGTGCTCCTTTGAAGGCCACCGGTGTGGGTACAGCAGCTCTGGTGAAGTTCACTGGCTCCACCGCAGCGGACTCACCGCTGTGACGACTGGACCCAAAACTGACCACACTCTGGAGACTGAACTGG GTTTCTACATGATGGCCAACACTGGAGCGCACATCCTTCCCTCTGGTGGCACGGCAGTCCTCACCTCCCCTGTCCGCCAATGGACCGCCAAGACTGAGTGTGTCCATTTCTGGTATCAGATGGGAGGAGTGAATCCAG GTTCTCTGACATTGTATATGAAGCCGGTGAAGGGAGAAAGGGTGAAGATCTTCTCTGACAGTCTGAACCAGGGAGATGTCTGGCGCCATGGCAACGGCAACATCTCGAGTACCCTTGTGGACTGGCAG ttGGAGTTTGAGGTGATCGGAGCTGGAGGCAAAGACACTCACGTTGCAGTTGATGACATCCACCTTTCAGCTCACCCATGTGAATCAATCAGTCATCAAG GTTCTAAGTGCAGTCTGGAGAGAGGGATGTGTAGCTGGAGCAACACTCAAAACGTCAAAGTGGACAAACTGGACTGGGAGCTGACAAAtcaggaggcagagaggcacTACTCCACCCCGCCTGAAGACCACACCCTGGGCACAGAGAGAG gtcacttcctgttcttTCCGAGCAGCAACCGGacagcagccaatcaaaacGCTCAGTTGCTGAGTCCTCACTTACCCCCGACCAGGGGCACATGCTTGAAATTCTGGGCCTACAAGCCGTACTCAT CGGACAGTGAGCTGAGGGTGTGGAGGCTGTCTGAAGGTCGTCTCCATCAGCTGGTGGTGGTGAGTGAACTGGGAGGACCGTGGAAACGCTTTGATGTCAACATCACATCTACTGTGGACTACCAG ATTGTGTTTGAAGGAATCAAAGGCACATCAGGTGTTGTAGCTCTGGATGACATTGAGTACACCATCGGAGTCAACTGCGCTAACAAAGTCACAGATGAACTGACAA CCCCAACAAGGCAAGACAATGCAGGAGGGATTGCAGCGTCGGTCATCGTGGTCCTGCTGCTGATCGGCACATTGATCGCCCTGCTGATCTACTACCTGCGAACCCGAACGAGAGTCGAGACTGGTCCATCATCATTTTCGTCCTCCTCAGCCGGAGTTGGTTTCCAAAATGAAACATATGAACCGGAACTCAGAGTGAGTTAA